The Paenibacillus antri genome contains the following window.
CCGAGCGGAGGACGGCGTCGTCGTCGATTACGGCGCCCAATGGGTGTCGTCCAAGCAGCCTCGGATGACGGAGCTGCTGCGTCGGTTCGGGCTGACGACGACGCCGACGCACACGGAGGGGCGCGTGTTCTATGAGCTGCTCGGCCGCCGGCGCGCGTCGGCGTCCGGAACGCCGCCGTTGCCCGCGCCTTCCCTCTTGGACGTGCTTCGATTGCGGAAGCGGCTGCGCGATCTGGAGCGGCGAATCGACTTGCAGGCGCCATGGAAGTCGAAGGAGGCCGAACAATGGGACGCCGTCACGCTTCGATCGTGGCTGGATCGGACGATGTTTTCCAAGTACGGGAAGGCGCTCTACGAGGTCATTGCGGAGGAAGCGCTGTGCGGGGAGCTAGGCGAATTTTCGCTGCTGGACGCGGTTTGGTCGTCGGCGTCGTGCGGCGGACACGACGAGATTCTTACGGCGGAACAGCGCTGGATCGCGGAAGGCGCACAGGCGCTGCCGGAGCGGATGGCGGCGGCGCTCGGCGATTCGGTACGGCTGAACGCCCCGGTACGCGCCGTCGAGTGGACGGAGCACTCGGTGACGGTGCGGACGGATCGCGAAGCTTGGGAGGGGAAGCGGGCGATTCTCGCGATGCCTCCGACGTTCGCGGGTCGCATTCTGTATGATCCCGCGCTGCCGTATTTGCGGGATCAGCTGACGCAGCGGGCGGGACAAGGCGCCGTCATGAAGTTTATCGTCGCATTCGAGAAGGCGTTCTGGCGGGACGCGGGGTTGAGCGGCGAGGCCTATATGGACCAAGGTCCGATCCGGCTCACGATGGACAGCTCGTTGCCAGGGCGGGGCAAGGGCGTGCTGACCGCGCTCGCTACGGGGAAGGGCGCGCGCACGCTCGGTTTACTGCGCCGAGAGGAACGACAAGCGGTCGTGTTGCGAAGCTTGTCGGTGCCGTTCGGCGCCGAAGCGCTTCGGCCGATCGCGTTCCACGAGAAGGATTGGATGTCCGATCCATGGTCGAGGGGCGGGTACGCCGCGCATATCCCGCCGGGCGTCCTGACGCAGCTCGGTCCCGCGCTGCTGCAGCCCGTCGGGCCGATCCATTGGGCCGGCACCGAGACCGCGACCGTGTGGCGGTCCTACATGGAAGGGGCCGTACAATCGGGGGAGCGGGCGGCGGCCGAGGTGCTGCGGGCGATCCGGCCGTAAGGGACCGCATCGGGCGAAGGCCCGGTCCGGTCCTTCCTTGCGTTCGGCGAGCAGAGTCTTAAGAGTAGGCGGTCGATATTCG
Protein-coding sequences here:
- a CDS encoding flavin monoamine oxidase family protein — encoded protein: MVPRHQTEVIVVGAGLAGLTAALELMSHQVSFVLLEARDRVGGRVYSRAEDGVVVDYGAQWVSSKQPRMTELLRRFGLTTTPTHTEGRVFYELLGRRRASASGTPPLPAPSLLDVLRLRKRLRDLERRIDLQAPWKSKEAEQWDAVTLRSWLDRTMFSKYGKALYEVIAEEALCGELGEFSLLDAVWSSASCGGHDEILTAEQRWIAEGAQALPERMAAALGDSVRLNAPVRAVEWTEHSVTVRTDREAWEGKRAILAMPPTFAGRILYDPALPYLRDQLTQRAGQGAVMKFIVAFEKAFWRDAGLSGEAYMDQGPIRLTMDSSLPGRGKGVLTALATGKGARTLGLLRREERQAVVLRSLSVPFGAEALRPIAFHEKDWMSDPWSRGGYAAHIPPGVLTQLGPALLQPVGPIHWAGTETATVWRSYMEGAVQSGERAAAEVLRAIRP